A single Drechmeria coniospora strain ARSEF 6962 chromosome 03, whole genome shotgun sequence DNA region contains:
- a CDS encoding mitochondrial hypoxia responsive domain containing protein yields the protein MKVLSPEEEKAHYREVVTGGLIGGGAGLALGLGGVMLASRRYPAFRGLTLPFRTFLVTSTGTFGAIVNGDRYSTIFQRSQHPMSSYQDASQRARQAMRDSETAYERFLGWGRENRYSIVFASWVASMGIALAIVGRAPTSTAQKLVQARVYAQALTLAVLIVSAAFEMSDAKKGSGRWETVLVVDPDDPEQKHLIEKRIHKEEYEGQDLWKDMVEAEEKRLAAKKASVNKA from the exons atgaAGGTCCTCAGCcccgaggaggaaaaggcgcACTACCGCGAGGTCGTCACCGGCGGCCTCATCGGAGGCGgtgccggcctcgccctcggcctcggcggcgtcatgcTGGCCTCGCGTCGCTACCCTGCCTTTCGCGGCCTCACCCTGCCCTTCCGGACCTTCCTCGTCACCTCGACGGGCACCTTTggcgccatcgtcaacgGCGACCGCTACAGCACCATCTTCCAGCGGTCCCAGCACCCCATGTCGAGCTACCAGGACGCGAGCCAGCGGGCCCGCCAGGCCATGCGCGACAGCGAGACGGCCTACGAGCGCTTCCTCGGCTGGGGACGCGAGAACCGGTACAGCATCGTCTTCGCCTCGTGGGTCGCCAGCATgggcatcgccctcgccatcgtcggccgcgcccCGACCAGCACCGCCCAGAAGCTCGTCCAGGCCCGCGTCTACGCCCAGgccctcaccctcgccgtcctcatcgtctcggccgccttcgagATGAGCGACGCCAAGAAGGGCAGCGGCCGCTGGGAGACGGTCCTGGTCGTCGACCCCGACGACCCCGAGCAGAAGCACTTGATCGAGAAGAGGATTCACAAGGAAGAGTACGAGGGCCAGGACCTCTGGAAGg acatggtcgaggccgaggagaagcgattggcggccaagaaggcgaGCGTGAACAAGGCCTAg
- a CDS encoding hypothetical protein (related to peroxisomal membrane protein pex13), which translates to MASPPKPWERPGQAPSVSIGASPAPSPSVAPTAATPSSSAAPPIPELPASLASSVNQNAAAYSRVGVGASPYGSYGGAYSSPYSSPYSRLGGMGGYGGGMYGGGMGGGMYGGMGGYGGGMYGGMYGGMGGMPGNDPNSLTNRFNNSTAATFQMLEGIVTAFGGFAQMLESTYMATHSSFFAMISVAEQFGNLRDTLGSILGIFTLIRWIRTLIAKITGRPPPADAMALTPAAFARFEGRTGPDGTPGPPKASRKPLLFFVAAAFGLPYLMSKIIRSLAASHEEEERRLQQLALESQQPIDPAQLEFCRLLFDFLPQKANNAEMGMELEARKGDLVAVLSKNDPAGQPSEWWQCRSRDGRQGYLPSTYLEVLKRPGQEVKAIKAPATVSEASYASSTTSTVEKPEDGKKEYVSADGMQRSHFYS; encoded by the exons ATGGCATCGCCACCCAAGCCCTGGGAGCGACCCGGCCAGGCGCCCTCCG TCTCCATCGGCGCGTCGCCTGCGCCTTCGCCTTCGGTCGCTCCCACAGCCGCGACaccatcctcctccgccgcgccTCCCATCCCTGAACTTCctgcctcgctcgcctcctccgtcaaccagaacgccgccgcctacAGCAGGGTTGGCGTCGGTGCCTCCCCCTACGGTTCCTATGGCGGCGCGTACTCGTCCCCTTACTCGAGCCCCTACTCTCGTCTCGGCGGCATGGGAGGGTATGGGGGCGGCatgtacggcggcggcatgggtGGTGGCATGTACGGCGGCATGGGAGGatacggcggcggcatgtaCGGCGGCATGTACGGCGGCATGGGGGGCATGCCCGGAAACGACCCCAACAGCCTGACGAACCGCTTCAACAACAGCACGGCCGCCACCTTCCAGATGCTCGAGggcatcgtcaccgcctTTGGCGGGTTTGCCCAGATGCTCGAGAGCACGTACATGGCGACGCATTCCAGCTTCTTCG CCATGATCTCTGTCGCCGAACAGTTTGGCAACTTGCGCGACACGCTCGGCTCCATCCTCGGCATCTTCACCCTCATCCGCTGGATTCGAACGCTCATCGCGAAAATCACCGGTCGCCCGCCCCCGGCCGATGCCATGGCCCTGACGCCCGCCGCCTTTGCCCGCTTTGAGGGCCGCACAGGTCCCGACGGCACGCCGGGACCTCCGAAAGCCAGCCGCAAGCCTCttctcttcttcgtcgccgccgccttcggccTTCCCTACCTCATGTCCAAGATCATccgcagcctcgccgcctcccacgaggaggaggagaggcgcCTCCAGCAGCTGGCCCTCGAGTCGCAGCAACCCATCGACCCCGCCCAGCTCGAGTTCTGCCGTCTGCTCTTCGACTTCCTCCCCCAGAAGGCGAACAACGCGGAGATGGGCATGGAGCTGGAAGCCCGCAAGGGcgatctcgtcgccgtcctgaGCAAGAACGACCCCGCCGGCCAACCAAGCGAATGGTGGCAGTGCCGCTCGCGAGACGGCCGCCAGGGCTATCTTCCTTCCACCTATCTCGAGGTGCTGAAGCGTCCAGGTCAGGAAGTCAAGGCCATCAaagcgccggcgacggtgagcGAGGCCAGCTAcgccagctcgacgacgagcaccgtCGAGAAgcccgaggacggcaagaaGGAGTACGTCAGCGCCGATGGCATGCAGCGGAGTCACTTTTACTCATGA
- a CDS encoding ABC transporter, transmembrane domain, type 1: MTMTDPMMLPSSVAALVLVALATLPGLVAILDQLRSRAVKDHFYEDEDGKSTPEALAAFSNKGPKAAVLVLATGAFLSIATVAVLTTVDRRQHDLFLETWLLAATWAAIVLQAAFLTAHHSPVKSHDLGLWAFLSSLVAVVVSVFQAVHVYDRVPVADNVTLLLRAGHVALAVALLFASLSLPRRPHVFYKGEQVDPEWTVSAISRYTWSWAGALLRLARERGDLDEQNIPRPDHHIRAENLVAAWTKANYQGGLMRSLLRAYGGRLAVQWAVTLFRCVLGIGPFWAMLRLVQKLEKKDQVYTPTSELWILILCMGLFTLAEQWIDGWVMWYSITRLCIPIRGQLSALVFGKSLRRKNVKSAEKTDKDDKSSEDGKQKKDDDKGGHALNATDEASVLKSRQAIVNLVGVDAKHIADFSMMQFFIVNSVGKLVIYSGFLIRLIGWIPFAAGITAWALVLPINAWVSKTYMKAEDDLMKNRDNKLAVVNEALLGMRQIKFSAIESQWEKKILDMREEELRTIKRVFTADTFLFFCWVSSPILLAASSLAVYAAVHGILSPSIAFVSVGIFKSLEVSLSALPELLAGGMDTLVSVKRIETYLNGPEMRKYVSQGPDVAFENATVAWPVDADVPDEDRFMLNNVNLSFPRGELSVISGKTGTGKSLLLNALLGEADLLEGSVYVPETLPPMERNDGKAHPGNWILPGSIAYVSQTPWLECASFRDNVLFGLPFLEDRYNKVLGVCALKKDLEILADGDGTELGANGINLSGGQKWRVTLARAIYSRAEILVMDDIFSAVDAHVGRQIFEKCIAGDICRGRTRILVTHHVALVSAKAKYLVELGEGTVLHAGLTSELAEDGTLARIKSHEQTAAQIQADEAADGATAVDSEGSSIVRPADAEDTGNTLQKVPSKGAKKFVEAETRHKGMVKRHVYATYMKSSGGWFFWMICAVFYISYEAGNLGRNWWLRIWTDDQQDVSARDGGMAYGISLQHSTLHAAAVTPVSSQDHKPLSFYLGVYVALSAASAIVGTVRFLWTFVMSIKASRLLFQKILFTVLRTKLRWIDTVPVGRILNRLTADFDTIDNRLTMNMGIMFWRVLGLMGVCVAGILVSVYILPLAFVLICVAGFVGMRFLDGARPIKRLESTAKSPVFELFNAALSGVSTLRAFQKGQVYIDRMHGSLDIWDNLSVYNWTMNRWLGFRMALIGTLFTTLVGVLVVGSSFVDAAMAGFTLSFALDFSGNMLMAVRGYASLELDMNAAERVIEYTELDTEDQSGAEPPAAWPTSGNVEVKDLVAAYASHLPPVLNGVSFNVRNNERIGVIGRTGAGKSSLTLALFRFLEARSGQVFIDGLDISKVNLHSLRSRLAIIPQDPVLFSGTIRSNLDPFHEHTDEELRDCLSRVHLVDSEPATPENEVASDSTPSSTIVPKNINIFRDLSSGISESGGNLSQGQRQLLCIARAIVARPKIMVLDEATSAVDMATDALIQRSIREEFNDSTLLVIAHRLSTIADFDRILVLSEGRVAEFGTPRELWEKEGGLFRDMCEHSGELEKLKQAVLHHP; this comes from the exons ATGACCATGACCGACCCCATGATGCTGCcctcctcggtcgccgctctggtcctcgtcgctctcgccACTCTccccggcctcgtcgccatccttgACCAGCTTCGAAGCCGGGCGGTCAAGGATCATTTttacgaggacgaggacggaaaGAGCACCCCGGAGGCGCTTGCTGCCTTCTCCAACAAAGGACCCAAGGCTGCcgttctcgtcctcgccacggGGGCCTTTCTCTCCATCGCCACCGTTGCCGTCCTCACGACCGTCGACCGTCGTCAGCATGACCTCTTCCTCGAGACCTGGCTTCTTGCCGCCACCTGG GCGGCCATTGTCCTGCAGGCAGCCTTCCTCACCGCCCATCACTCGCCCGTCAAGTCCCACGACCTCGGCCTCTGGGctttcctctcctccctcgtcgccgtcgtcgtctccgtcttcCAGGCCGTTCACGTCTACGACAGGGTGCCCGTGGCCGACAATGTGACGCTCCTCCTTCGCGCCGGCCATGTCGCCCTGGCCGTCGCCCTGCTCTTCGCCAGCCTGTCCCTGCCTCGACGCCCCCATGTCTTCTACAAGGGTGAGCAGGTCGATCCGGAGTGGACTGTCTCCGCCATCAGCAGGTATACCTGGAGCTGGGCCGGCGCCTTGTTGAGGCTCGCCCGCGAGAGGGGCGACCTGGACGAGCAAAACATCCCGAGGCCCGATCACCACATCAGGGCCGAGAACCTGGTCGCTGCCTGGACAAAGGCCAATTATCAAGGGGGCCTGATGCGCTCCCTTCTTCGAGCCTACGGCGGACGCCTTGCCGTTCAGTGGGCCGTCACCCTGTTCCGCtgcgtcctcggcatcggccccTTCTGGGCCATGCTTCGTTTGGTCCAGAAGCTCGAGAAGAAGGACCAAGTGTACACGCCCACGTCGGAGCTTTGGATCCTAATATTATGCATGGGCTTGTTTACCTTGGCCGAGCAG TGGATCGATGGCTGGGTCATGTGGTACTCCATCACCAGATTGTGCATACCCATCCGCGGACAGCTGTCCGCCCTCGTCTTTGGCAAGTCGCTGAGGCGCAAAAACGTAAAGTCCGCCGAAAAGAcggacaaggacgacaagTCGTCCGAGGATGGAAAACAAAAaaaggacgacgacaagggaGGCCATGCTCTCAACGCCACCGACGAGGCAAGCGTTCTGAAATCACGCCAGGCCATCGTCAAccttgtcggcgtcgatgccaaGCACATCGCCGACTTTTCCATGATGCAATTTTTCATCGTCAACAGCGTCGGCAAGCTCGTCATTTACTCTGGCTTTCTCATCAGGCTCATCGGTTGGATAcccttcgccgccggcatcacTGCCTGGGCACTCGTCCTGCCCATCAACGCCTGGGTCTCCAAGACGTACATGAAAGCCGAGGACGATCTCATGAAGAATCGAGACAACaagctggccgtcgtcaacgaAGCGCTGCTCGGCATGCGCCAGATCAAGTTTTCCGCCATCGAATCCCAATGGGAGAAGAAGATTTTGGACATGCGAGAGGAAGAGCTTCGCACCATCAAACGCGTCTTCACCGCCGACACCTTTCTCTTCTTCTGCTGGGTCTCCAGccccatcctcctcgccgcctcctctcTTGCCGTCTACGCTGCCGTGCACGGCATTCTTTCGCCCTCCATCGCCTTCGTTAGCGTCGGCATCTTCAAGAGCTTGGAAGTGTCTCTGTCGGCCCTTCCCGAGCTTCTCGCCGGTGGCATGGACACCCTGGTTTCCGTCAAGAGGATCGAAACCTACCTCAACGGCCCCGAGATGAGAAAATACGTGTCGCAAGGCCCGGACGTCGCCTTTGAGAACGCCACCGTTGCTTGGCCCGTAGATGCCGACGTTCCGGACGAAGACCGCTTCATGCTGAACAACGTCAACCTGTCCTTCCCGCGAGGGGAGCTGTCCGTCATCTCGGGCAAGACGGGCACCGGAAAGAGTCTGCTCCTCaacgccctcctcggcgaagCAGACCTCCTCGAGGGTTCCGTCTACGTACCCGAAaccttgccgccgatggaGAGGAATGACGGCAAGGCGCACCCCGGAAACTGGATCCTGCCGGGCTCGATCGCCTACGTGAGCCAAACCCCCTGGCTCGAGTGCGCCTCTTTCCGTGACAATGTTCTCTTTGGCCTGCCCTTCTTGGAAGACCGCTACAACAAGGTGCTCGGTGTCTGCGCTTTGAAGAAGGACCTCGagatcctcgccgacggggacggaaCCGAGCTGGGCGCCAACGGGATCAACCTCAGCGGCGGCCAGAAGTGGCGCGTCACCCTGGCCCGTGCCATTTACTCCAGAGCCGAGATCCTCGTCATGGACGACATTTtcagcgccgtcgacgcccacGTTGGCCGTCAGATTTTCGAAAAGTGTATCGCCGGCGACATCTGCCGCGGAAGGACCCGCATTCTCGTCACCCACCACGTTGCCCTGGTCTCGGCAAAGGCCAAATACCTTGTTGAGCTCGGGGAGGGAACTGTGCTGCACGCCGGCTTGACGTCTGAACTTGCCGAAGATGGGACGCTCGCGAGGATCAAGAGTCACGAACAAACCGCGGCTCAAAtccaggccgacgaggcggccgacggcgcgacgGCCGTGGACTCGGAAGGATCCTCCATTGTACggccggccgatgccgaggacaCGGGGAATACCTTGCAAAAGGTGCCTTCTAAAGGCGCAAAGAAGTTTGTCGAGGCCGAAACGCGACACAAGGGCATGGTGAAGAGGCATGTGTACGCGACGTACATGAAGAGCAGCGGTGGTTGGTTCTTTTGGATGATTTGCGCCGTCTTTTACATTTCCTACGAAGCGGGAAACCTAG GCCGCAATTGGTGGCTGCGTATCTGGACGGATGACCAGCAGGACGTGTCTGCTCGCGATGGCGGCATGGCGTACGGAATCTCTCTGCAGCACAGCACCCTccatgccgctgccgtcacCCCCGTCTCTTCGCAGGACCACAAGCCTCTCTCCTTCTATCTGGGTGTTTACGTTGCCctgtcggcggcgagtgccatcgtcgggaCGGTGCGCTTCCTGTGGACCTTTGTCATGAGCATCAAGGCCAGCAGGTTGCTCTTCCAGAAGATTCTGTTCACCGTGCTGCGCACGAAGCTCCGGTGGATCGACACAGTCCCGGTTGGACGTATCCTGAACCGCCTGACGGCCGATTTCGACACCATAGACAACCGCCTCACCATGAACATGGGCATCATGTTCTGGCGCGTCCTGGGTCTCATGGGGGTTtgcgtcgccggcatctTGGTTTCGGTGTACATCCTGCCGCTGGCCTTTGTGCTGATATGCGTTGCTGGCTTTGTCGGCATGCGATTCTTGGATGGTGCGAGACCAATCAAGCGGCTCGAAAGCACCGCCAAGTCCCCCGTCTTCGAGCTTTTCAACGCTGCCCTCTCTGGCGTGTCGACGCTCAGGGCCTTCCAGAAGGGCCAAGTCTACATCGACCGCATGCATGGTTCCCTGGACATTTGGGACAACCTCAGCGTGTACAATTGGACGATGAACCGTTGGCTCGGCTTCCGCATGGCGCTCATCGGCACTCTCTTCACCACCCTCGTCGGTGTCCTTGTCGTGGGATCATCGTTTGTCGACGCTGCCATGGCCGGCTTCACCTTGTCGTTTGCTCTCGATTTCTCCGGCAACATGCTCATGGCCGTTCGCGGCTACGCAAGCCTGGAGCTTGATATGAATGCTGCCGAGCGTGTGATAGAGTACACGGAACTGGACACCGAAGACCAGTCCGGAGCCGAGCCCCCCGCGGCCTGGCCAACGTCAGGCAACGTGGAGGTGAAGGATCTGGTGGCCGCGTACGCGTCGCATCTTCCCCCGGTGTTGAACGGAGTGTCGTTCAATGTCAGAAATAACGAGAGGATTGGCGTCATTGGGCGCACGGGCGCTGGCAAATCGTCACTGACATTGGCCCTCTTTCGATTCTTGGAGGCTCGCTCCGGTCAGGTATTcatcgacgggctcgacatTTCCAAGGTAAACCTGCACAGTTTGCGATCTCGCCTCGCCATCATTCCTCAG GATCCCGTTCTCTTCTCGGGCACCATCCGAAGTAATCTGGACCCTTTCCACGAGCacacggacgaggagctTCGCGACTGCCTGTCTCGCGTCCACCTTGTCGACTCCGAGCCTGCGACACCGGAAAATGAGGTTGCATCCGACTCTACGCCCAGCTCCACAATCGTTCCAAAGAACATCAACATCTTCCGTGACCTCAGCAGCGGCATCTCGGAGTCCGGTGGTAATTTGTCGCAGGGCCAACGCCAGCTTCTCTGCATCGCTcgtgccatcgtcgcccgccCCAAGATTATGGTTCTGGACGAGGCCACGTCGGCGGTAGACATGGCGACGGATGCGCTCATTCAGCGGAGCATCCGCGAGGAGTTCAACGACAGCACCCTGCTCGTCATCGCTCATCGCCTCAGCACCATTGCCGACTTTGaccgcatcctcgtcctcagCGAAGGAAGGGTTGCCGAGTTTGGTACGCCCCGCGAGCTGTGGGAGAAGGAGGGCGGCCTTTTCCGTGACATGTGCGAGCACAGCGGCGAGTTGGAGAAGCTCAAGCAGGCGGTGCTCCATCATCCGTAG
- a CDS encoding Autophagy-related protein 6 produces MHCQKCRQPLRLDGSLEDLNPAAYDLLVSATSPQTSNKSPQHPPATSQPQERSRRALYDQASHHAGSPRFKRQHGSQSRDSAMSFIYLTESQVGGQSQHQASIRSQASTPGQQRRSGSGRKSSELGQDVPKGDEMRRMDRLFEILSARSDIDHPVCIDCTELLLDGFQKKLDVASKERDAYVKRLRYVKDEQPSQEEVQRRQEALQKAENDKADAIRDLKQLEREKDGLDEEILALEEESRLLDKEEESFWRARNAFATRMADFQAERDSVNAKYSHDSQLLEKLQRSNVYNDTFCISHDGSFATINGLRLGRLSSKPVDWSEINAAWGHALLLLVTVSDKLDYKFKGYDPQPMGSTSKIVRYDGSSLASSRSASRVVQPPPKKHVLELYSSGDMPLGLTFMHRKFDNAMVAFLELVRQLGVFVQEQTEPTGNTLLLPYKIEGDKISDVSIKLGIAQDDGWTKACKLTLTCCKFLLAHASNVSSTATDSTS; encoded by the exons ATGCACTGCCAGAAGTGTCGCCAGCCACTCAGGCTGGACGGGTCTCTTGAGGACTTGAACCCGGCGGCGTACGACCTGCTTGTTT CTGCGACGTCACCGCAGACGTCCAACAAGTCGCCCCAGCATCCGCCAGCAACGTCACAGCCGCAAGAACGGTCGAGAAGAGCATTGTACGACCAGGCATCCCACCATGCCGGTTCGCCGAGATTCAAACGCCAACATGGCAGCCAATCTCGCGACTCTGCCATGTCATTCATTTATCTCACCGAATCTCAAGTCGGCGGCCAATCCCAGCATCAAGCTTCGATCCGCAGTCAAGCGTCCACGCCGGGCCAACAACGGCGCTCTGGCTCGGGCAGGAAGAGCTCAGAGCTAGGGCAGGATGTACCCAAGGGAGACGAGATGCGGCGAATGGACAGGCTTTTTGAAATTTTATCCGCTCGATCTGACATCGATCACCCTGTTTGCATCGACTGCACCGAGTTGCTTCTGGACGGGTTCCAGAAGAAGCTGGATGTGGCTTCGAAGGAGAGGGACGCGTATGTGAAGCGGCTGCGATACGTGAAAGATGAGCAACCCAGTCAAGAGGAGGTGCAACGGCGACAGGAGGCGCTCCAAAAGGCCGAGAACGACAAGGCGGATGCGATTCGGGATCTTAAGCAGCTCGAGAGAGAAAAggacgggctcgacgaggaaatTTTGGCCTTGGAGGAGGAATCGAGGCTTCTGGATAAAGAGGAAGAGTCGTTTTGGAGGGCTCGAAACGCCTTCGCCACCCGCATGGCCGACTTTCAGGCCGAAAGGGACAGCGTCAACGCAAAGTACAGCCACGACTCGCAGCTGCTGGAGAAGCTGCAACGGTCGAACGTGTACAACGACACGTTTTGCATCAGCCACGATGGGAGCTTCGCGACCATCAACGGTCTACGACTCGGGAGGCTGTCGAGCAAGCCGGTGGATTGGTCCGAGATCAATGCCGCCTGGGGGCATGCCCTTCTGCTGctcgtcaccgtcagcgACAAGCTTGATTACAAGTTCAAGGGCTACGATCCCCAGCCGATGGGCAGCACATCCAAGATTGTCCGATATGACGGGTCCAGCCTCGCGTCAAGCCGCTCGGCATCTCGGGTCGTGCAGCCACCGCCCAAGAAGCACGTGCTCGAGCTCTACAGCTCCGGCGACATGCCGCTTGGCTTGACCTTTATGCACCGCAAGTTTGACAACGCCATGGTCGccttcctcgagctcgtccggcAGCTGGGTGTGTTTGTGCAGGAGCAGACGGAGCCGACGGGCAATACTTTGCTGTTGCCGTACAAGATCGAGGGCGACAAGATAAGCGACGTGAGCATCAAGCTTGGCATTGCCCAGGATGACGGCTGGACAAAAGCGTGCAAGCTGACGCTCACTTGCTGCAAATTCCTCCTAGCTCATGCCAGTAACGTGAGCTCGACCGCGACAGATTCCACGTCATGA
- a CDS encoding alpha subunit of casein kinase translates to MARVYADVNQNMPRSYWDYDSVNISWGVLENYEVVRKIGRGKYSEVFEGINVVNYQKCVVKVLKPVKKKKIKREIKILQNLAGGPNVVALLDVVRDSQSKTPSLIFEYVNNTDFRSLYPKFNDLDVRFYIHELLKALDFCHSKGIMHRDVKPHNVMIDHENRKLRLIDWGLAEFYHPGTEYNVRVASRYFKGPELLVDFQEYDYSLDMWSLGAMFASMIFRKEPFFHGNSNSDQLVKIAKVLGTDELFDYLDKYEIELDAQYDDILGRFQKKPWHGFVTSENQRFVSNEAIDFLDKLLRYDHQERLTAKEAQAHPYFDPVRDPEVFKQNLSNPSGTYKSG, encoded by the exons ATGGCGCGCGTCTACGCAGATGTCAACCAGAACATGCCCCGCAGCTACTGGGACTACGACAGCGTCAACATCA GCTGGGGCGTCCTCGAGAACTACGAGGTCGTCCGGAAGATTG GCCGTGGCAAATACTCGGAGGTTTTTGAAGGCATCAACGTGGTCAACTACCAGAAATGCGTCGTCAAGGTCCTCAAGCCcgtgaagaagaagaagatcaAGCGCGAGATCAAGATCCTGCAGAACCTTGCCGGCGGCCCCAATGTTGTCGCCCTCCTGGACGTTGTCAGAGACTCGCAG AGCAAGACGCCCTCCCTCATCTTCGAGTACGTCAACAATACCGACTTCCGCAGCCTCTATCCCAAGTTCAACGACCTCGACGTGCGGTTCTACATCCATGAGCTACTCAAAGCCCTGGACTTTTGCCACAGCAAAGGCATTATGCACCGCGACGTCAAGCCTCATAACGTTATGATCGATCATGAGAACCGAAAG TTGCGTCTGATTGACTGGGGCTTGGCTGAGTTCTACCACCCCGGAACCGAATACAATGTCCGCGTGGCGTCTCGATACTTTAAGGGCCCCGAGCTGCTGGTCGACTTCCAGGAGTATGACTACAGCCTGGACATGTGGAGCTTGGGCGCCATGTTCGCCTCGATGATTTTCCGCAAGGAGCCGTTCTTTCATGGGAACAGCAACTCGGACCAGCTCGTCAAAATCGCAAAGGTTCTAGGTACCGACGAACTCTTCGACTATCTCGACAAGTACGAAATCGAGCTGGATGCCCAGTACGACGACATACTAGGACGCTTCCAGAAGAAGCCCTGGCACGGCTTCGTCACGTCGGAGAACCAGCGCTTCGTTTCGAATGAAGCCATCGATTTCCTCGACAAGCTGTTGCGATACGACCACCAG GAGCGCCTTACTGCGAAGGAGGCACAGGCTCATCCGTACTTTGACCCTGTCCGCGACCCTGAAGTCTTCAAGCAAAACCTTTCCAACCCAAGCGGGACCTACAAGTCGGGATAA